The proteins below are encoded in one region of Triticum aestivum cultivar Chinese Spring chromosome 1B, IWGSC CS RefSeq v2.1, whole genome shotgun sequence:
- the LOC123098311 gene encoding protein tesmin/TSO1-like CXC 2: MDDLPHCTCEKTQCLQRYCHCFEASVFCDEGCSCQGCRNTEDNSDEVDERAECIMKKKPDAFKPKIIAGDGPGLQQQQQQAAGVHVKGCNCRNSECKKLYCECFKHGVGCSDKCQCTGCGNTFGVKGAAQQAHSDSPEGTSGGSGETLARSNGSSAIINDYMASQLTEIRIMDDIHIPGKLSHMDVDLGPPTQDLGDGGLEDIIFYSDFQQIIDPQAHQGLAQQADASLSNDTNSLLEQGPSKTDTCDLLHHGSQINKLGGI; encoded by the exons ATGGACGATTTGCCGCACTGCACCTGCGAGAAGACCCAGTGCCTCCAGCG CTACTGCCATTGCTTCGAGGCCTCGGTGTTCTGCGACGAGGGGTGCTCCTGCCAGGGTTGCCGCAACACAGAGGACAACTCCGATGAGGTGGATGAGCGCGCAGAGTGCATCATGAAGAAGAAACCCGACGCCTTCAAGCCCAAGATCATCGCCGGCGATGGGCCTGGgctgcaacagcagcagcagcaagcagcagggGTGCACGTCAAGGGGTGCAACTGCCGCAATTCTGAATGCAAGAAGCTCTACTGTGAGTGCTTCAAG CACGGCGTCGGGTGCAGCGACAAGTGCCAGTGCACAGGGTGCGGCAACACCTTCGGAGTGAAAGGCG CGGCTCAACAAGCACATAGTGACAGTCCTGAAGGAACATCTGGCGGCTCCGGTGAAACACTTGCCCGTTCGAATGGATCGTCCGCAATCATCAACGACTACATGGCTTCTCAGTTGACAGAAATAAGAATCATGGATGATATCCACATCCCCGGCAAATTGAGTCACATGGATGTTGATCTTGGTCCACCAACTCAAGACCTGGG TGACGGCGGCCTCGAGGACATCATCTTCTATTCAGACTTTCAGCAGATTATTGATCCCCAAGCACATCAGGGGTTGGCGCAGCAGGCTGATGCATCGCTGAGCAATGACACAAACTCCCTACTAGAGCAGGGCCCTTCAAAAACTGACACTTGTGATCTTCTCCACCATGGTAGCCAGATCAACAAACTCGGTGGAATTTGA